From one Pseudanabaena sp. FACHB-2040 genomic stretch:
- a CDS encoding URC4/urg3 family protein: MQRVPKKDAMIPEDPLTTIAYLQTPQAIRDRSQILFDLACQRQLDHFAVDLTKLPQAADYVLEVIRTHYPDLAVPFHSRWRHFEVNGESRLTLLEPELSAMEPLERARTLFDLAVTSVLLDAGAGAQWQYVEPETKQVFQRSEGLAIASFHCFKAGLFSSQPHQPWQADAPGLTQLTAEDLATAFQVSDQNPLVGVEGRVTLLQKLGYALSKSPHLFGADLPRPGHLVDYLLTQAEADQLPASAILQAILQGLGDIWPGRVTLEGVSLGDVWPHPKLPNTGLGSQLVPFHKLSQWLTYSLLEPLQALGLTITGLDALTGLAEYRNGGLFIDLEVLQPQHAAVLTQPHPPDSSLIVEWRALTVILLDQLAETLRQQLSLSSTELPLAKVLQGGTWTAGRQIAAVKRPSGPPPIQLASDGTVF, from the coding sequence ATGCAGAGGGTGCCGAAAAAAGACGCGATGATCCCCGAAGACCCATTGACGACCATCGCCTACCTACAAACGCCTCAGGCCATTCGCGATCGCAGCCAAATTCTGTTTGACCTGGCCTGCCAGCGGCAGCTTGACCACTTTGCAGTAGACCTGACGAAGCTGCCCCAGGCAGCAGATTACGTCCTTGAGGTGATCCGGACGCATTACCCTGATCTAGCGGTGCCCTTTCACTCCCGCTGGCGACACTTTGAGGTGAACGGCGAGTCTCGCCTGACGCTGCTGGAACCTGAACTGTCCGCTATGGAACCTTTAGAGCGGGCCAGAACCCTGTTTGATCTGGCGGTGACCAGCGTTCTGCTTGATGCGGGGGCGGGGGCTCAGTGGCAATATGTCGAGCCAGAGACAAAGCAGGTGTTTCAACGGTCAGAGGGGCTTGCGATCGCAAGCTTCCACTGCTTTAAAGCGGGCCTTTTCTCCAGCCAGCCTCACCAACCCTGGCAGGCCGATGCCCCTGGCCTCACCCAGCTAACGGCCGAAGATTTGGCAACAGCATTTCAGGTCAGCGACCAGAATCCATTAGTAGGTGTTGAGGGACGAGTTACCCTGCTACAAAAGCTGGGCTATGCCCTGAGCAAGTCCCCCCACCTGTTTGGGGCTGACCTGCCCAGACCAGGGCACTTAGTAGACTATCTGCTGACCCAGGCTGAAGCCGACCAGCTGCCCGCCAGCGCTATTCTTCAAGCCATTTTGCAGGGACTAGGAGACATTTGGCCAGGGCGCGTCACGCTGGAGGGCGTTTCTCTGGGAGATGTCTGGCCCCATCCCAAACTGCCCAATACCGGGCTTGGCAGTCAGCTCGTGCCCTTTCATAAGCTCTCCCAGTGGCTCACCTACTCTCTTTTGGAACCTCTTCAGGCGCTGGGCCTGACGATCACCGGACTCGATGCACTAACCGGCCTAGCCGAATACCGCAACGGTGGCCTCTTTATTGACCTAGAGGTGCTACAGCCCCAGCACGCCGCCGTCCTCACCCAACCCCACCCCCCCGACTCCTCCCTGATCGTAGAGTGGCGCGCCCTAACCGTGATCCTGCTAGACCAGCTAGCAGAGACCCTCCGCCAGCAGTTAAGCCTCTCCTCAACCGAACTCCCCCTAGCCAAAGTTCTCCAAGGCGGCACCTGGACCGCCGGACGCCAAATCGCCGCTGTCAAACGCCCCAGCGGGCCTCCGCCGATTCAGCTTGCTAGTGATGGTACGGTGTTTTGA
- the upp gene encoding uracil phosphoribosyltransferase encodes MPNEVHIINHPLVQHKLTLMRRATTSTAKFRSLLREISMLLAYEITRDLPLKLETIETPMATMQAPVLAPEKKLVVVSIMRAGQGILDGILELIPSARVGHIGLYRDPQTLNVIEYYFKVPDDLEERDVLIVDPMIATGNTAIAAVHQLKQAAPHSIRFLCLLAAPEGVERFHSEHPDVPLYTAAVDEKLDSHGYILPGLGDAGDRLFGTK; translated from the coding sequence ATGCCCAACGAGGTCCACATCATCAACCACCCCCTGGTGCAGCACAAGCTGACCCTGATGCGCCGGGCCACCACCAGCACTGCCAAGTTTCGCTCCCTATTGAGGGAGATCAGTATGCTGCTGGCTTACGAAATTACGCGGGATCTGCCGCTCAAGCTAGAGACTATTGAAACGCCGATGGCCACCATGCAGGCTCCGGTGCTGGCTCCCGAGAAAAAGCTGGTAGTCGTTTCGATCATGCGGGCAGGGCAGGGCATCTTAGACGGCATTTTGGAGCTGATTCCTTCGGCGCGGGTGGGGCACATTGGCCTCTATCGCGACCCGCAGACGCTAAATGTAATTGAGTACTACTTCAAAGTGCCTGACGACTTAGAGGAGCGAGATGTGCTGATCGTGGACCCGATGATTGCGACAGGCAATACTGCGATCGCAGCCGTCCATCAGCTCAAGCAGGCGGCTCCCCATTCCATCCGCTTTCTCTGCCTGCTAGCGGCTCCAGAAGGGGTAGAGCGATTTCACTCTGAGCACCCCGATGTGCCCCTCTACACAGCAGCAGTGGATGAAAAGCTCGACAGTCACGGCTATATTTTGCCGGGGCTGGGGGATGCAGGGGATCGGCTGTTTGGGACAAAGTAG
- a CDS encoding metal ABC transporter ATP-binding protein, with amino-acid sequence MTDSNWSYTSNTPNLRLVRAYETSVQPIQVNHVSVQYRQVKALEDVSVSVQPGRLTGLIGPNGAGKSTLLKAMLGLVPVTQGSVLYGQEVLADKRDRIAYVPQRSQIDWLYPATVWDVVMMGRVRQAGFFRRFSTASRRKAEAALERVGMAEFRDRPIGQLSGGQQQRVFLARSLAQEADIFCFDEPFVGVDQKTETVLFQIFRSLANEGKLVLVVNHDLGESITHFDNLILLNRELVASGPRERVLNRDNLSRAYGGQVNFYAA; translated from the coding sequence ATGACTGACTCTAACTGGTCCTACACCTCCAACACCCCTAACCTACGGCTGGTGCGTGCCTATGAAACTTCTGTGCAGCCGATTCAGGTGAATCACGTCAGCGTGCAGTACCGGCAGGTCAAGGCACTTGAGGATGTGTCGGTGTCGGTGCAGCCAGGGCGGTTAACAGGGCTGATCGGCCCCAACGGAGCCGGTAAAAGCACATTGCTAAAAGCCATGCTGGGCTTAGTGCCGGTGACTCAGGGTTCGGTGCTTTATGGGCAGGAGGTGCTTGCAGACAAGCGCGATCGCATTGCCTACGTGCCCCAGCGCAGCCAGATTGACTGGCTCTACCCCGCCACTGTTTGGGATGTGGTGATGATGGGCCGGGTGCGGCAGGCTGGATTCTTCCGCCGCTTCTCAACGGCCAGCCGCCGCAAAGCTGAAGCCGCCTTAGAACGAGTAGGTATGGCTGAGTTTCGCGATCGCCCCATCGGCCAGCTCTCGGGTGGGCAGCAGCAACGGGTCTTTTTGGCCCGGTCTTTGGCGCAGGAGGCCGATATCTTTTGCTTTGACGAGCCGTTTGTGGGCGTCGATCAAAAGACCGAGACGGTGCTGTTTCAAATTTTTCGGTCGTTGGCTAATGAGGGCAAGCTGGTGCTGGTGGTCAATCACGACCTGGGCGAGTCGATTACCCACTTCGACAACCTGATCTTGCTAAACCGAGAACTCGTGGCCAGTGGCCCACGTGAGCGCGTCTTGAACCGGGACAACCTCAGCCGGGCCTATGGTGGTCAAGTAAACTTCTATGCCGCCTAG
- the msrA gene encoding peptide-methionine (S)-S-oxide reductase MsrA has protein sequence MVLFGFGKKLSIPSANEALPGRTEKMSVPEKHYVNGNPLQPPFPAGMETALFGMGCFWGVERKFWQQNGVFTTAVGYAAGHTPNPTYQEVCSGRTGHNEVVLVVFDPAVISYEQILKVFWENHDPTQSMRQGNDVGTQYRSGVYVYSEAQRQQAEASRNAYQEALSQSGYGEITTEILDAPEFYYAEAYHQQYLAKNPGGYCGMGGTNVSCPIGLVVES, from the coding sequence ATGGTTTTATTTGGCTTTGGCAAAAAGCTCTCCATTCCGTCTGCCAACGAAGCGCTCCCCGGACGGACTGAAAAAATGTCTGTTCCTGAAAAGCACTACGTGAACGGCAACCCACTGCAGCCACCTTTTCCGGCAGGCATGGAAACGGCTCTGTTCGGTATGGGCTGCTTTTGGGGAGTTGAGCGCAAGTTCTGGCAGCAGAATGGCGTTTTTACTACAGCGGTGGGCTATGCTGCGGGCCACACTCCCAACCCTACCTATCAGGAAGTTTGCTCTGGCAGAACCGGTCATAACGAAGTCGTGCTGGTGGTGTTTGATCCAGCTGTGATTAGCTATGAGCAAATTCTTAAAGTCTTCTGGGAAAACCACGACCCCACTCAGAGCATGCGTCAGGGGAATGATGTTGGCACCCAGTATCGCTCTGGCGTCTATGTCTACTCAGAGGCACAGCGGCAGCAGGCCGAAGCTTCCCGCAATGCGTATCAAGAAGCCCTGAGCCAGTCGGGCTATGGCGAGATTACGACTGAAATCTTGGATGCGCCGGAATTTTACTATGCCGAAGCTTATCACCAGCAGTACCTGGCGAAGAATCCTGGCGGCTACTGCGGCATGGGCGGCACTAATGTGTCCTGCCCCATTGGCCTGGTGGTAGAGAGCTAA
- a CDS encoding glycosyltransferase: protein MQLSVIIPCWNAEATIAQQLEALRQQHWSEPWEIIVADNGSTDATQAVVQRYQDLLPHLRLVSAVGKQSAAFARNVGARAAAAPLLAFCDADDEVGEGWVAAIGTALKQHNFVASRFEHRKLNAPHLLQFRRPNQAKGLMQHPFLPHAGACGLGIQRALHEQIGGFDEAIRFLEDNDYCWRLQLAGVSLQFVAEAVVHIRYRETLFASFFQAQQWGECSVLLYRRFLPQGYPPFTWKDGWQEWFALAKRLLKVRSKGTLAKWLRDLGWRIGRVKGAFKYRIFAL from the coding sequence ATGCAGCTCAGTGTGATCATCCCCTGCTGGAATGCTGAAGCCACGATTGCCCAACAGCTAGAGGCCCTGCGCCAGCAGCACTGGTCAGAACCTTGGGAAATTATTGTGGCCGATAACGGTTCGACCGATGCCACCCAAGCCGTGGTTCAGCGCTATCAAGACCTGCTGCCCCACCTGCGGTTGGTTAGTGCTGTAGGCAAACAAAGTGCCGCGTTTGCCCGCAATGTGGGAGCCCGGGCCGCCGCCGCCCCCCTGCTGGCCTTTTGCGACGCTGATGACGAAGTGGGCGAAGGCTGGGTCGCCGCCATTGGCACAGCCTTAAAGCAGCATAACTTTGTCGCCTCCCGGTTCGAGCACCGCAAGCTCAATGCGCCTCATCTACTCCAGTTTCGCCGCCCCAACCAGGCCAAAGGGCTAATGCAACATCCTTTTTTGCCCCATGCTGGAGCTTGCGGTCTAGGCATTCAGCGAGCCCTGCATGAGCAAATTGGCGGCTTTGACGAAGCCATCCGCTTTTTAGAAGACAACGACTACTGCTGGAGACTGCAGCTAGCAGGCGTCTCCCTCCAGTTTGTGGCCGAGGCTGTAGTCCACATCCGCTACCGAGAAACCCTCTTCGCCTCGTTTTTTCAGGCCCAACAGTGGGGCGAGTGCAGCGTTTTACTCTACCGTCGCTTTTTGCCCCAGGGCTATCCCCCCTTTACCTGGAAAGACGGCTGGCAGGAATGGTTCGCCCTGGCTAAGCGCCTTCTCAAGGTGCGCTCGAAAGGCACTCTAGCAAAGTGGCTGCGCGATTTGGGCTGGCGCATCGGCCGGGTTAAAGGAGCCTTTAAGTACCGTATTTTTGCCCTCTAG
- a CDS encoding PIG-L family deacetylase: MFTSQHPLRQRLHAFRQQRQRQFRAFRLIRQLYQQSQVKQVTAAPALIVAPHPDDETLGCGGLIALKCQQGAGVKVVILTDGRASHANHPHLPTEQLVAIRQQEAAQALAILGVPPEDLHFLNQPDQGTATLPPEQHQAVLAQLVNLLQTFRPQEVYVTYRRDVHPDHEATYRLIKAAITQTQRPVDLYEYPIYTLWRPWLLDLKAEGIGTCQRISIHSVLRQKQQAIRVYRSQYQPIPPDQKAALPAGFIYRFMRPYELFFKAEPES; encoded by the coding sequence ATGTTCACTTCACAGCACCCACTCCGACAGCGCCTCCATGCCTTCAGGCAGCAACGACAGCGCCAATTCCGGGCATTTCGTCTCATCCGTCAGCTCTACCAGCAGAGCCAGGTCAAGCAGGTAACCGCTGCCCCGGCCCTCATCGTTGCACCGCACCCCGACGACGAGACGTTGGGCTGTGGCGGCCTGATTGCCCTCAAGTGCCAGCAGGGTGCTGGGGTAAAAGTAGTTATTCTCACCGATGGCCGGGCTTCTCACGCCAACCATCCCCACTTACCGACCGAGCAGCTGGTCGCCATCCGCCAACAGGAAGCGGCTCAGGCCCTAGCCATTCTCGGCGTGCCTCCTGAAGATCTGCACTTTCTCAATCAGCCTGACCAAGGAACAGCCACTCTGCCCCCAGAGCAGCATCAGGCAGTGCTCGCCCAGCTCGTGAACCTGCTCCAGACATTTCGCCCCCAGGAGGTCTATGTGACTTACCGCCGAGATGTCCACCCAGACCACGAGGCAACGTATCGGCTGATTAAGGCGGCCATAACCCAGACGCAGCGGCCTGTCGACCTGTATGAATACCCGATTTACACGCTCTGGCGACCCTGGCTTTTAGACCTGAAAGCAGAGGGCATAGGCACCTGTCAGCGGATCTCCATTCACTCAGTGCTACGGCAGAAGCAGCAGGCAATTCGGGTATATCGATCGCAATATCAGCCTATTCCCCCTGATCAGAAAGCAGCCTTACCCGCAGGCTTCATCTACAGGTTCATGCGCCCCTACGAGCTTTTCTTTAAAGCTGAGCCAGAGAGCTGA
- a CDS encoding metal ABC transporter permease produces MDFFNALIEPLQYGFMQRALLVAVLVGVVCAVVGSYLMVQRLALLGDAISHSVLPGLAIAFLLGANIFVGAFIAGISSTLVIGWIRTRSPIKEDAAMGIVLSAFFALGITLITAIQRNNKIDLNHFLFGNILGVTGSDLRDTAIIAGVALAVVFLLYKELLFYTFDPQGAEAVGLPVNLLNFGLMALIALTVVASLKAVGVVLVLSLLITPGATAYLLVPRLHQVMFVGAGIGVFSSISGMYLSYWFNLPSGPAIVLVVSSLFTLALLFSPRHGVLTQPAGPKRSHPVWQELKSFFKT; encoded by the coding sequence ATGGATTTTTTTAATGCCCTGATCGAACCGCTGCAGTATGGCTTTATGCAGCGGGCGCTGCTGGTGGCGGTGCTAGTGGGCGTGGTCTGCGCGGTGGTAGGTAGCTATCTCATGGTGCAGCGGCTGGCGCTGCTGGGAGATGCAATTAGCCATTCGGTGCTGCCAGGGCTTGCGATCGCATTTCTCCTGGGAGCCAATATTTTTGTCGGTGCCTTTATCGCCGGTATCTCTAGCACCCTGGTCATTGGCTGGATCCGCACGCGCAGCCCCATTAAAGAAGACGCAGCAATGGGCATTGTGCTCTCTGCCTTCTTTGCTCTGGGCATTACCCTGATCACGGCTATCCAGAGAAACAACAAGATTGACCTCAATCACTTCTTGTTTGGCAATATTTTGGGCGTCACCGGCAGCGACCTGCGAGATACGGCCATCATTGCTGGGGTGGCCCTAGCTGTAGTCTTTTTGCTGTACAAAGAGCTGCTGTTTTACACCTTCGACCCCCAGGGAGCCGAAGCCGTAGGGCTGCCGGTAAACCTGCTCAACTTCGGCCTGATGGCGCTGATTGCCCTAACCGTAGTGGCCAGCCTCAAGGCGGTTGGGGTAGTGCTCGTACTCTCTTTGCTAATTACGCCAGGTGCCACCGCCTATCTGCTGGTGCCCCGGCTGCATCAGGTTATGTTTGTGGGGGCCGGGATCGGCGTTTTTTCTAGCATCAGCGGCATGTATTTGAGCTATTGGTTCAACCTGCCCTCAGGCCCGGCGATTGTGCTGGTAGTTTCGTCTCTGTTTACGCTGGCGCTGCTGTTTAGCCCGCGTCATGGCGTTTTGACTCAGCCTGCTGGACCAAAGCGATCGCACCCAGTCTGGCAGGAATTGAAATCCTTCTTCAAAACATAA
- a CDS encoding GTP cyclohydrolase II: protein MTDLTDSTNAPINGLTPSSRANGKRRHIMLTSHPSRSGTQVLPIQWGQADPLERGPIVATVSDPKHRNAIGTHSGSYAVYRALAVASGVLQPDHRPDLTNTAPAIPIGPFPSWGDAEKIVSLDPFGAVVGEVYQPLLAQGFDIRPTIAVTNAHIQMPELNEAVRAGRLQEDGKIMKPGGDLVVTKAAIEPVWYLPGVAERLGASEEDLRYALFEQTGGMFPELVTRPDLKVFLPPIGGITVYMLGDVAAITDPNRPLAVRVHDECNGSDVFGSDICTCRPYLVHGIEACIETAQAGGAGVIVYFRKEGRALGEVTKFLVYNARKRQEGGDRADAYFARTECVAGVQDMRFQELMPDVLHWLGITRIDRFVSMSDMKYNAITKSGIEIVERVPIPDDLIPADARVEIEAKKAAGYYTGEGPLSEEDLALIKGRGLVE from the coding sequence ATGACCGATCTCACCGATTCCACGAATGCTCCTATAAATGGCCTAACCCCAAGCAGCCGGGCCAACGGCAAGCGACGGCATATCATGCTGACGTCTCACCCCAGCCGGTCTGGCACCCAGGTATTGCCGATTCAGTGGGGCCAAGCCGACCCGCTAGAACGGGGACCGATTGTGGCGACAGTGAGCGACCCCAAACATCGCAACGCTATCGGTACTCACTCCGGTTCCTACGCAGTGTATCGGGCGCTGGCTGTGGCCAGCGGCGTTTTGCAGCCCGACCATCGGCCAGATCTGACCAACACTGCACCGGCAATTCCAATCGGCCCTTTCCCTAGCTGGGGCGATGCGGAAAAAATTGTCTCGCTCGATCCCTTTGGCGCGGTGGTCGGGGAGGTGTATCAGCCGCTGCTGGCCCAGGGGTTTGACATTCGGCCCACGATTGCCGTCACCAATGCCCACATCCAGATGCCAGAGCTAAACGAAGCGGTGCGAGCGGGGCGCTTGCAGGAAGACGGCAAGATCATGAAGCCGGGGGGCGACCTGGTTGTGACCAAGGCTGCAATTGAGCCAGTCTGGTATCTGCCGGGAGTGGCTGAGCGTCTAGGGGCCAGTGAGGAAGACCTGCGCTACGCTCTGTTTGAGCAGACTGGCGGCATGTTCCCTGAACTAGTGACTCGGCCTGACCTCAAGGTATTTCTGCCGCCAATCGGCGGCATTACTGTCTACATGCTGGGCGATGTGGCTGCCATTACCGACCCCAATCGCCCGCTAGCGGTGCGGGTCCACGATGAGTGCAACGGTTCGGATGTGTTTGGCTCTGACATCTGCACCTGCCGCCCTTATTTGGTTCACGGCATTGAGGCCTGCATTGAAACGGCCCAGGCGGGCGGAGCTGGGGTAATCGTCTACTTCCGCAAAGAAGGGCGGGCTCTAGGAGAAGTGACTAAATTTTTGGTCTATAACGCTCGCAAACGGCAGGAAGGCGGCGATCGGGCCGATGCTTACTTTGCCCGCACCGAATGTGTGGCAGGAGTTCAGGATATGCGGTTCCAAGAGCTGATGCCGGATGTGCTGCATTGGCTAGGCATTACCCGTATCGACCGCTTTGTTTCCATGAGCGACATGAAGTACAACGCCATTACTAAATCAGGCATTGAGATTGTTGAGCGGGTGCCGATTCCCGATGATCTGATTCCGGCAGATGCGCGGGTGGAAATTGAGGCCAAAAAAGCGGCAGGCTACTACACGGGCGAGGGGCCACTCTCTGAAGAGGACTTGGCCCTGATTAAAGGCCGAGGTCTGGTTGAGTAA
- a CDS encoding zinc ABC transporter substrate-binding protein — protein MLKNALRRQLWLGTAAALALGISSCDTPGAGPAPTDELQVVATSTILADLTAQVGGDAIQLTSLLNPGDDPHVYEPVPQDTVAIEEANLIFYNGYNLEPGLIRLIAGAGAEERAVAVGEVVDPLDFEYQGQIEPDPHVWGDVANAIAMTNAIRDALIELSPENESLFTENARQLTEQLATLDSWVAEQIATIPADQRQLVTTHDAFQYYANAYGLTVAGTLIGISTEEQPSAQTVSQLVQAIRAVGVPTIFAETTINPALIQTVAEEAGINLADDELYSDSIGAPNSNGDSYINMIAANTCAIATALDGTCTPFEQGDP, from the coding sequence ATGCTGAAGAACGCCCTCCGTCGCCAGTTGTGGCTTGGCACCGCCGCCGCTCTAGCCCTGGGGATAAGTAGTTGTGATACTCCTGGTGCAGGCCCAGCGCCAACAGATGAGCTGCAGGTCGTAGCTACCAGCACGATTCTGGCAGATCTGACGGCTCAGGTCGGCGGCGATGCCATCCAGCTCACCAGCCTGCTCAACCCTGGTGACGATCCCCATGTATATGAGCCTGTCCCTCAAGACACGGTGGCTATCGAGGAAGCCAACCTAATTTTCTACAACGGCTACAACTTAGAGCCGGGCCTGATCCGGCTGATTGCAGGAGCTGGGGCCGAAGAACGGGCAGTGGCCGTCGGTGAAGTGGTTGACCCGCTAGATTTTGAATACCAGGGGCAGATCGAGCCTGATCCCCATGTATGGGGGGACGTGGCTAATGCGATCGCAATGACCAACGCCATTCGCGATGCCCTGATTGAACTGTCTCCAGAAAACGAAAGTCTCTTCACTGAAAATGCCCGCCAGCTCACCGAGCAGCTAGCCACCCTAGATAGCTGGGTCGCTGAGCAGATTGCTACCATCCCGGCCGACCAGCGCCAGCTAGTCACCACTCACGACGCCTTTCAGTACTATGCCAACGCTTATGGGCTGACCGTGGCAGGCACCCTAATTGGCATCAGCACCGAGGAGCAGCCCAGCGCTCAAACAGTGAGCCAGCTAGTGCAGGCGATCCGAGCCGTTGGCGTGCCCACCATCTTTGCCGAAACCACAATCAACCCAGCCCTTATCCAAACCGTGGCCGAAGAAGCAGGCATTAATCTAGCCGACGATGAGCTGTACTCTGACTCCATCGGTGCACCCAACAGCAATGGTGACAGCTATATCAATATGATTGCGGCGAATACGTGTGCGATCGCAACTGCCCTTGACGGCACCTGCACCCCTTTTGAGCAGGGAGATCCATAA
- a CDS encoding glycoside hydrolase family protein, translating to MPERVGQPEQASWVEYPEPLVMRGGDPHIRALMRTISASESNMDEPYRLLYGGKLAEDLSRHPDICVEIVAGPNVGDCTTAAGRYQFLTTTWEAKAEEYHPNPPAWFDVWREYSFQPEYQDAVVHSWLSDPSAWGVDISEMLRQDRLDEVLYMLSGTWTSLGYGIETNSMSSYLPQIYSAMLEEELNQTGATFPFDPGRS from the coding sequence TTGCCAGAGCGAGTAGGCCAACCAGAGCAAGCTAGTTGGGTCGAATATCCGGAGCCGTTGGTCATGCGAGGCGGCGATCCCCACATCCGGGCTCTGATGCGAACGATATCAGCCTCTGAGTCCAACATGGATGAACCCTACCGGCTGCTTTACGGCGGCAAACTTGCAGAAGATCTCAGCCGGCACCCTGATATCTGTGTCGAAATTGTGGCAGGCCCTAATGTTGGAGACTGTACAACAGCTGCAGGGCGCTACCAGTTTCTCACGACTACGTGGGAAGCCAAAGCAGAAGAATACCATCCCAATCCGCCCGCCTGGTTCGATGTTTGGCGTGAATACAGCTTTCAGCCCGAATACCAGGATGCCGTGGTGCATAGCTGGCTGAGCGATCCCTCAGCCTGGGGCGTCGATATTTCAGAGATGCTGCGGCAGGACCGTTTAGACGAAGTGCTATACATGCTCTCCGGCACTTGGACTAGCCTAGGCTATGGCATTGAAACCAACAGCATGAGCAGCTACCTGCCTCAGATTTACAGCGCCATGCTGGAAGAGGAGCTCAATCAAACAGGAGCGACCTTTCCCTTTGATCCAGGTCGCTCCTGA